The Strix uralensis isolate ZFMK-TIS-50842 chromosome 35, bStrUra1, whole genome shotgun sequence genome has a window encoding:
- the LOC141936937 gene encoding LOW QUALITY PROTEIN: uncharacterized protein LOC141936937 (The sequence of the model RefSeq protein was modified relative to this genomic sequence to represent the inferred CDS: inserted 8 bases in 4 codons; deleted 1 base in 1 codon) — translation MGMARPIAGLSLDTHWHLHTGEGPYGCPKGGRSFHQRSNLLIDQRVNTGXRPYGCLNCRRSFHQRSNLLIDQRVNTGXRPYGCLNCRRSFHQRSNLLIDQRVNTGXRPYGCPKCGKSFNQRSNLLIDQRVNTXERPYGCPDCRKSFNQRSNLLHQWVHTGETYGCSKCGKSFNQRSNLLVHQQVQTGERPYRCPECGKGFGRVSHLQRHQRTHPREKPFTCLSCGKNFGESSSFFHHQRVHT, via the exons ATGGGGATGGCGCGTCCCATCGCAGGATTGTCCCTGGACACCCACTGGCACCTCCACACCGGGGAGGGACCCTACGGGTGTCCCAAGGGTGGGAGGAGCTTCCACCAAAGGTCCAACCTTCTCATTGACCAGCGGGTCAACACTGG GAGACCCTACGGGTGCCTCAACTGCAGGAGGAGCTTCCACCAAAGGTCCAACCTTCTCATTGACCAGCGGGTCAACACTGG GAGACCCTACGGGTGCCTCAACTGCAGGAGGAGCTTCCACCAAAGGTCCAACCTTCTCATTGACCAGCGGGTCAACACTGG GAGACCCTACGGGTGTCCCAAATGTGGGAAGAGCTTCAACCAAAGGTCCAACCTTCTCATTGACCAGCGGGTCAACAC GGAGAGACCCTACGGGTGTCCCGACTGCAGGAAGAGCTTCAACCAAAGGTCCAACCTTCTCCATCAGTGGGTCCACACTGGAGAGACC TACGGGTGTTCCAAATGTGGGAAGAGCTTCAACCAAAGGTCCAACCTTCTTGTCCACCAGCAGGTCCAGACTGGGGAGAGGCCCTACAGGTGCCCCGAGTGTGGGAAGGGTTTTGGACGTGTCTCGCATCTCCAACGGCACCAGAGGACCCACCCCAGGGAGAAGCCCTTCACCTGCCTGAGCTGCGGGAAGAACTTCGGGGAGAGCTCCTCCTTCTTCCATCACCAGCGGGTCCACACATGa
- the LOC141936905 gene encoding uncharacterized protein LOC141936905 — translation MQESYESVISLAEEIAISWPRITAFAESHRRRGLVADDGLLSENEEEDPTPGELEKVDTEGTPAGKPKGSSPTGAEGTKPSDSPQKPENQPRKPSGKRQGKSGHRGFKKFPPRSLLGHGRCHDCGKALAFGSAFNKRRRGAERPHKCPECGKCFRLSSTLITHQRRHAGDKPYKCPDCGKTFSVGSAFIQHQRVHAGAAPCQCGVCGKSFPASSSLVKHQKLHLEEKPYKCGDCGKGFNWNSHLERHRRIHTGEKPYACPECGKSFSWSSHLDRHRRTHAAAGQPPCRCADCGRCSAPRAAEGSKTPDEALQCGECGKGFAKSAALAKHRRAHAGEKPYKCGECGKGFGLNAALLQHQRSHAAGKPYQCGDCGKSFAWSSHLDRHRRIHMGEKPYRCGDCGKSFSQSSHLERHQRVHAGAEQPCQCTDCGKSFLASNKRRRLLGGAAERPCKCTDCGKSFLWGARARPAPERTHKCSECGKSFTYRAENVKHQGTQTGEKPYTCPECGKSFGQNSALVKHRRMHTGEKPYKCGDCGKSFSVRSNLIKHQRTHLGEKPYKCPDCGKGFIQKSDLTKHRRMHTGEKPYKCNVCGKCFSVSSNLIKHQRIHLGEKPYQCSECGKSFIQRSELTIHQRVHTGEKPYKCPECGKCFSRSSHLNRHQRTHAGDKPKATVTAAAAAVANPSGAFSGATFSPPPLGGSAAPIPSLPSFPPSPSPLPIPSLSSPALDLPWALSFPARAFPHPSFPSAPASGPQTPSLIN, via the exons ATGCAGGAGAGCTACGAGAGCGTCATCTCCTTGG CCGAGGAAATTGCCATCAGTTGGCCGCGGATCACCGCCTTCGCTGAATCGCACCGCAGGAGGGGGTTGGTGGCCG ATGATGGGTTGTTGAGCGAGAACGAAGAGGAAGACCCAACGCCGGGCGAGCTGGAGAAGGTGGACACCGAGGGGACGCCGGCGGGGAAGCCCAAGGGGTCCAGCCCCACCGGTGCGGAGGGGACAAAACCCAGTGACAGTCCCCAAAAACCAGAGaaccagcccagaaagccatcgGGCAAACGACAGGGTAAATCGGGCCACCGAGGCTTCAAGAAATTCCCCCCGCGGAGCTTGCTGGGCCACGGCCGTTGCCACGACTGCGGCAAAGCTTTGGCTTTCGGTTCGGCCTTCAACAAACGCCGGCGAGGGGCCGAACGACCCCATAAATGCCCCGAATGCGGGAAATGTTTTCGGCTGAGCTCAACCCTCATCACCCACCAACGCCGACACGCCGGCGATAAACCCTACAAGTGCCCCGATTGCGGCAAGACCTTCAGCGTGGGCTCGGCCTTCATCCAACATCAACGGGTCCACGCCGGCGCCGCGCCGTGTCAATGCGGCGTCTGCGGGAAGAGTTTCCCGGCCAGTTCCAGTTTGGTCAAGCACCAAAAATTACACCTGGAGGAAAAACCCTACAAATGCGGCGATTGCGGGAAGGGTTTCAACTGGAATTCCCATCTGGAGCGCCATCGCCGCATCCACACCGGCGAGAAACCCTACGCCTGCCCCGAATGCGGGAAGAGCTTCAGTTGGAGCTCCCACCTCGACCGGCATCGCCGCACCCACGCCGCCGCCGGCCAACCCCCGTGCCGTTGCGCCGACTGCGGCCGCTGCTCGGCTCCTCGCGCCGCCGAAGGCTCCAAAACTCCCGACGAGGCCTTGCAGTGCGGCGAATGCGGGAAGGGCTTCGCCAAGAGCGCGGCGTTGGCCAAGCACCGCCGCGCTCACGCCGGAGAGAAACCCTACAAGTGCGGCGAGTGCGGGAAGGGTTTTGGGTTGAACGCCGCCTTGCTGCAGCACCAACGCAGCCACGCCGCCGGCAAACCCTACCAGTGCGGCGATTGCGGCAAGAGTTTTGCCTGGAGCTCCCATCTTGACCGGCATCGGCGTATCCACATGGGTGAGAAACCCTACCGCTGCGGCGACTGCGGGAAGAGCTTCTCCCAGAGTTCCCACTTGGAGAGGCACCAACGCGTCCACGCCGGCGCCGAGCAACCCTGCCAATGCACCGACTGCGGGAAGAGCTTCTTGGCCTCCAACAAGCGCCGGCGGCTCTTGGGCGGCGCCGCTGAACGACCCTGTAAATGCACCGATTGTGGCAAGAGTTTTCTTTGGGGCGCCCGCGCCCGACCGGCACCGGAGAGGACCCATAAGTGCAGCgagtgtgggaagagcttcacgTACCGGGCGGAGAACGTCAAGCACCAAGGGACGCAGACGGGGGAGAAACCTTATACCTGCCCCGAATGCGGGAAGAGCTTCGGGCAAAATTCGGCGCTGGTGAAGCATCGGCGGATGCACACGGGAGAGAAACCCTACAAGTGTggggattgtgggaagagcttcagcgTCCGCTCCAACCTCATCAAACATCAACGGACCCACCTCGgcgagaagccctacaagtgtcCCGATTGCGGGAAGGGTTTCATCCAGAAGTCGGACCTCACCAAGCACCGCCGGATGCACACCGGGGAGAAACCCTACAAGTGCAACGTCTGCGGGAAGTGCTTCAGCGTCTCCTCCAACCTCATCAAGCACCAACGCATCCACCTGGGCGAGAAGCCCTACCAGTGCTCCGAGTGCGGCAAGAGCTTCATCCAACGCTCCGAGCTCACCATCCACCAGCGCGTCCACACCGgcgagaagccctacaagtgtcCCGAGTGCGGCAAGTGCTTCAGCCGCAGCTCCCACCTCAACCGCCACCAACGCACCCACGCTGGGGACAAGCCCAAAGCCACCGTcaccgccgcggccgccgccgtcGCCAACCCTTCCGGCGCCTTCTCCGGCGCCACCTTCTCCCCTCCGCCGTTGGGCGGTTCGGCGGCGCCCATCCCCTCGCTGCCCTCCTTCCCGCCCTCCCCCTCGCCCctgcccatcccttccctctccagCCCCGCCCTGGACCTGCCGTGGGCCCTCTCCTTCCCCGCCCGCGCCTTCCCCCACCCGTCCTTCCCCTCGGCCCCCGCCTCGGGGCCCCAGACCCCCTCCCTCATCAACTGA
- the LOC141936906 gene encoding uncharacterized protein LOC141936906 isoform X2, whose product MLQKSYECGECGKKFSCSSHFSKHRRTHTGEKPFLCLHCGKSFNVSSNLYRHQRAHAAERAAPPAPPARPRGLPYKCEECGKSFRRNKELVTHQRLHTGRLPFQCGHCGKSFSWSSHFDRHQRVHTGEKPYQCPECGKRFSRSSHLYRHQRTHAGGRSYICTYCGRSFGSILHFDRHQRTHTGQRPYKCTLCRKSFGDGPALVKHQRLHLGDGPFRCEECGKAFGARAQYARHRRSLHGGGEKPYRCGDCGKSFSWSSHWERHQRIHTGERPYQCGDCGKRFSRTSHLYRHQRTHAGGQPHVCADCGKSFNSTLHFHKHQRAHAGPRHACPDCGKAFADGSALAKHRRAHAGEKPFPCPQCGRRFGVSSHLHRHLRSHGEEEPPTDELTPR is encoded by the coding sequence ATGTTGCAGAAGAGTTACGAGTGCGGGGAGTGCGGGAAGAAGTTCAGCTGCAGCTCCCACTTCAGCAAACACCGGCGGACCCACACGGGCGAGAAGCCGTTCCTCTGCCTCCACTGCGGGAAGAGCTTCAACGTCAGCTCCAACCTCTACCGGCACCAACGGGCTCACGCCGCCGAACGAGCGGCGCCGCCGGCGCCCCCGGCGCGACCTCGGGGTTTGCCGTATAAATGCGAGGAGTGCGGGAAGAGTTTTCGCCGGAATAAGGAGCTGGTGACCCACCAACGGTTACACACCGGGCGTTTGCCCTTCCAGTGCGGGCACTGCGGGAAGAGTTTTAGTTGGAGTTCCCACTTTGACCGGCATCAACGCGTCCATACCGGCGAGAAGCCCTACCAGTGCCCCGAGTGCGGGAAGCGTTTTAGCCGGAGTTCCCACCTCTACCGGCACCAACGCACCCACGCCGGCGGCCGCTCTTACATCTGCACCTACTGCGGGCGTAGTTTTGGCAGCATCCTCCATTTTGACCGACATCAACGCACCCACACCGGGCAACGACCTTACAAGTGCACCCTGTGCCGGAAAAGTTTCGGCGACGGGCCGGCGTTGGTCAAACATCAACGTCTTCATCTCGGCGATGGGCCTTTCCGTTGCGAAGAGTGCGGGAAAGCCTTCGGCGCCCGCGCTCAATACGCCCGGCATCGGCGTAGCCTCCACGGCGGCGGGGAGAAGCCGTATCGTTGCGGTGATTGCGGGAAGAGTTTTTCCTGGAGTTCCCACTGGGAACGACACCAACGGATCCACACCGGCGAACGACCCTACCAGTGCGGGGACTGCGGGAAACGTTTCAGCCGGACCTCCCACCTCTACCGGCATCAACGTACCCACGCCGGCGGGCAACCCCACGTCTGCGCCGATTGCGGGAAGAGTTTTAACAGCACCCTCCACTTCCATAAGCACCAACGGGCTCACGCCGGGCCCCGGCACGCTTGTCCCGATTGCGGCAAGGCCTTCGCCGATGGGTCGGCCTTGGCCAAGCACCGGCGGGCGCACGCCGGCGAGAAGCCGTTCCCTTGCCCGCAGTGCGGTCGGCGTTTCGGCGTCAGCTCTCATCTTCACCGGCATCTGAGGAGCCACGGCGAGGAGGAGCCGCCGACGGATGAGCTCACGCCGCGTTAA